TGTGGCTGTGGGATTGCTCCTCGGACATCTGCAACAAGGTCTGCTTTTCTCTCTCGTCCCTGCCTGCTGCAACATTGCGGGTCTGGATACGCCCCACAAACGCTTTTTCAAACGCCTGATTATTGGCGGCTGCCTGTTTGCCGGTTGTAGCCTTGCGGTGCAACTGCTACTCGCCCGTGAGATCCCGCTGCCGCTGATTCTGACAGTACTTGCGATGACGCTTGGCGTCACGGCTGAAATCAGCTCACTGCATGCCCGGTTACTGCCTGCATCGCTTATTGCGGCCATTTTTACCCTCAGCCTCGCAGGCAATATGCCGGTGTGGGAACCCCTGCTTATCTACGCCCTGGGCACGCTGTGGTACGGCGTATTTAACTGGTTTTGGTTCTGGCTATGGCGCGAACAGCCACTGCGTGAATCCCTGAGCCTGCTCTATGTACAGCTTGCTGATTACTGTGAAGCCAAGTACACCTTGCTGACTCAGCACACCGACCCGGAAAAGTCGTTGCCGCCACTGCTGGCTCGCCAGCAAAAGGTGGTCGATCTGATAAGCCAGTGCTACCAACAGTTGCATATGCTTGCAGCCAATAAAAACCATGACTACAAGCGGTTACTGCGCACGTTTCAGGTAGGGCTGGATCTGCAAGAACACATCTCCGTCAGTTTGCACTACCCTCACGAGGTGCAAAAGCTGGTCGAGCGCAGCCACGCTGAAGCGGTGATCCGCTGGAATGCGCAAACGGTCGCGGCGCGTCTGCGCGTGCTGGCTGACGATATCCTCTATCACCGCTATCCCACGCGTTTCACTATGGAGAAACAGCTGGGCGCGCTGGAAAAAATCGCCAACCAGCATCCGGATAACCCGGTCGGGCAGTTCTGCGCCTGGCACTTCAGTCGAATTGCCCGCGTGCTGCGCACGCAGCGTCCACTTTACCCTCGTGATCTGATGGCGGATAAACAGAAACGTCTGCCGTTGCTCCCCGCCCTGAAGAGCTATCTGTCGTTCAAATCTGCAGCGCTGCGTAATGCCGCCCGTATCAGCGTGATGCTGAGCGTCGCCAGTCTGATGGGCGTGGCGCTGCATCTGCCAAAACCGTACTGGATTTTAATGACGGTGCTGTTTGTCACCC
This sequence is a window from Enterobacter sp. RHBSTW-00994. Protein-coding genes within it:
- a CDS encoding YccS/YhfK family putative transporter, with the translated sequence MWRRLIYHPEVNYALRQTLVLCLPVAVGLLLGHLQQGLLFSLVPACCNIAGLDTPHKRFFKRLIIGGCLFAGCSLAVQLLLAREIPLPLILTVLAMTLGVTAEISSLHARLLPASLIAAIFTLSLAGNMPVWEPLLIYALGTLWYGVFNWFWFWLWREQPLRESLSLLYVQLADYCEAKYTLLTQHTDPEKSLPPLLARQQKVVDLISQCYQQLHMLAANKNHDYKRLLRTFQVGLDLQEHISVSLHYPHEVQKLVERSHAEAVIRWNAQTVAARLRVLADDILYHRYPTRFTMEKQLGALEKIANQHPDNPVGQFCAWHFSRIARVLRTQRPLYPRDLMADKQKRLPLLPALKSYLSFKSAALRNAARISVMLSVASLMGVALHLPKPYWILMTVLFVTQNGYGATRVRILHRAAGTIAGLVIAGVTLHFHVPEGYTLAGMLAITMVSYLIIRKNYGWAMVGFTVTAVYTLQLLTLNGEQFIIARLVDTLIGCLIAFGGMIWLWPQWQSGLLRQNAHDALEADQQAIRLILSNDPQPSPLAYQRMKVNQAHNALFNSLNQAMQEPGFNSHYLADMKLWVTHSQFIVEHINAMTTLAREHTMLTPDLAQRYLESCEIALQRCQQRLEYDAPGEAGDSNILEAPETLTHGPMSTLEQHLQRILGHLSTMHTISSVAWRQRPHHGIWLTRRLKRTGY